A genomic segment from Nicotiana sylvestris chromosome 1, ASM39365v2, whole genome shotgun sequence encodes:
- the LOC138874172 gene encoding uncharacterized mitochondrial protein AtMg00860-like produces the protein MPDNRSSAITVEYLGHYISAKGVATDPKKILVVQKWPTPTTLNQLRGFMELAGYCRRFIKGYGVISRLLTDLLKKDCFKWINEATHSFEELKRVLTSALVLALPNFDNPFIVETDACDMVLGVVLMLQGQPIAYLSKALSVKHLSSLYMTRNS, from the coding sequence ATGCCAGACAATCGAAGTTCTGCAATCACAGTGGAGTATTTGGGGCACTATATTTCTGCTAAAGGTGTTGCTACTGACCCTAAGAAGATCTTAGTAGTACAGAAATGGCCCACTCCCACCACCCTCAACCAACTCAGAGGTTTTATGGAATTAGCAGGGTATTGTAGGAGGTTCATCAAGGGTTATGGAGTTATTAGCAGACTTCTTACTGATTTGTTGAAGAAGGATTGCTTCAAATGGATTAATGAAGCCACTCATTCCTTCGAGGAATTGAAGAGGGTGTTGACTTCAGCCCTAGTTTTAGCTTTGCCTAATTTTGATAATCCCTTTATAGTGGAAACTGATGCTTGTGACATGGTTCTGGGTGTTGTACTGATGCTTCAAGGGCAGCCAATTGCCTATTTGAGTAAGGCATTATCAGTCAAGCACTTATCTTCTCTGTATATGACAAGGAACTCTTAG
- the LOC138874168 gene encoding uncharacterized protein, which produces MPSDSLSDHVYMSTPVGDSILVDRVHRSCIVVIGGLETRVDLLLLDMIDFDIILGMDWLSPYHAILDCHAKTVTLALPGLPRLEWRGTPGYSTHSVISYVMAQRMVEKGCLAYLAYVRDSSAEVPSIDFVPVVCEFPEVFPLDLPVAFLGHVVSAEGIQVDLKKIEAVRN; this is translated from the exons atgcctagtgattctttgagtgatcatGTTTATATGTCtacgccggtgggtgattctattctggtagatcgagtccatcgttcatgtatagttgtgattgggggtcttgagactcgtgtagatttgttgcttctcgACATGATTGATTTCGATAttatattgggaatggactggttatcaccttaccacgctatcttggactgtcatgccaagactgtgaccttagctttaccaggtttgcctcgtttagagtggagagggactcctggttattctacccatagtgttatctcttatgtgatgGCTCAGCGCATGGTCGAGAaaggatgtttggcctatttggcatatgttcgtgattctagtgctgaggttccttctattgattttgtgcccgttgtttgtgagtttcctgaggtattccctttagACTTGCCAG ttgcattcctgggtcatgttgtatcagcagagggtattcaggttgatctgaagaagattgaggcagtcaggAACTAg